In Lentimicrobiaceae bacterium, the DNA window GCTCAAAGCTATTTCGGACCGCAGTGGAAAATGTCGGACAACGAAGAAATGAACAAAAGCATTTTAAATTTTGTTGAAGATAATATAAAAAAGAACCCCGAAATAGGCGATAGAATGGGCAGAATGTTGCTTTTTGATAAAATCAGAGATTACGTCAAGAGCGTTGCAACAATAAACGAGATAGACGTTAATGCCAAAGAGTTTGAAGAAATTGAGAAAAAATATTTTGAAGAAAAAAATAAACAATAAACTATGAACTATTTTGAAGAATTTAAGAAGTATGCTACGCTGCACAGCAAAATCAACGAAAGGCATATTGACAAGTATTTTAGTGTAAATTCAAACTATATTTCTCCAACTATTATTGAGGAACGTAAGTTGAACATTGCGACAATGGATGTTTTTTCCAGATTAATGATGGACAGAATTATCTTTCTTGGAGCCGCAATCGACGATTACGTTGCAAATATAATTCAAGCTCAATTGTTGTTTTTAGAATCGGTTAATTCCGAACAAGACATACAAATATACATCAATAGTCCGGGTGGCTCGGTATATGCGGGCTTGGGAATTTACGATACAATGCAGTACATCAGACCCGATGTTTCAACCGTTTGCACAGGCATGGCAGCTTCAATGGCAGCAGTTTTGTTGTGTGCCGGAGCTAAAGGAAAAAGGTCGGCGTTGCCACACTCACGTATTTTAATACACCAACCTATGGGAGGTGCACAAGGACAGGCATCTGATATAGAAATAACAGCACGCGAAATTCTTAAACTTCGTGATGAACTGTACGAAATTATTGCCAATCACACGGGTCAGACTTTCGATAAAGTTGAAAAAGATTCTGACAGAGATTATTGGATGACTTCGCAAGAAGCAATGGAGTACGGTATGATTGACGAAATATTGGGATTAAAAAAATAAAATGGGAGAACGAAAAGACAGAACTTGCTCGTTTTGCGGTCGTAAGGAAAGAGATGTAGAACTCTTGCTTACCGGCTTTGGCGCTAATATTTGCAACGATTGCATTGATAGTGCTTCTGAAATAGTAAGAGAAAATTTAGGGAGCAAATGTAAGTTCTCCAAATCCGATTTTTTAGAAAAAGAATTGCCCAAACCAATTGATATCAAAAATCATTTAGACAAGTACGTAATTGGGCAAGATACTGCAAAGATGCTGCTTTCGGTGGCGGTTTACAATCATTACAAACGTATAAGGTACGAAAAAACACGCACAGCCGATAGCGTTGAGATTGACAAATCAAACGTAATACTTGTCGGACCTACCGGTACAGGTAAAACCCTTTTGGCTCGAACAATAGCTCGTATGCTCAATGTGCCTTTTTGCATAGTCGATGCTACGGTGCTTACCGAGGCAGGTTACGTTGGCGAAGACGTTGAAAATATTTTAGTCCGATTATTACAAGCAGCAGATTACGACGTACCTGCAGCCGAAAAAGGGATTGTTTTTATTGATGAAATTGATAAAATTGCCAGAAAGCAGGATAATCCTTCAATTACAAGAGATGTATCCGGCGAAGGTGTGCAACAAGCTATGCTCAAACTTTTGGAAGGTGCTGTGGTTAATGTTCCACCACAAGGTGGCAGAAAGCATCCCGAACAAAAGATGATTGAAATTAATACTAAAGACATACTCTTTATTTCGGGCGGTGCCTTTGACGGTATTGATAAAATAATTGCTTCTCGACTTAAGACCAACGTTTTGGGTTTCGGTGCTTCCAAAAAAAATCAAGTTATAGATGTTGATAATATTTATCAGTACGTTTCGTCTGTTGATATTAGAAAATACGGACTTATCCCCGAACTTGTAGGACGCTTTCCGGTTGTTACATATTTGGAGGTTTTAGACAAAGAATCGTTGATTAAAATATTGGTCGAGCCCGAAAATGCCATCATCAAACAATTTATTAAGCTGTTTGAATTGGATAACGTAAAATT includes these proteins:
- the clpP gene encoding ATP-dependent Clp endopeptidase proteolytic subunit ClpP, whose protein sequence is MNYFEEFKKYATLHSKINERHIDKYFSVNSNYISPTIIEERKLNIATMDVFSRLMMDRIIFLGAAIDDYVANIIQAQLLFLESVNSEQDIQIYINSPGGSVYAGLGIYDTMQYIRPDVSTVCTGMAASMAAVLLCAGAKGKRSALPHSRILIHQPMGGAQGQASDIEITAREILKLRDELYEIIANHTGQTFDKVEKDSDRDYWMTSQEAMEYGMIDEILGLKK
- the clpX gene encoding ATP-dependent Clp protease ATP-binding subunit ClpX; the protein is MGERKDRTCSFCGRKERDVELLLTGFGANICNDCIDSASEIVRENLGSKCKFSKSDFLEKELPKPIDIKNHLDKYVIGQDTAKMLLSVAVYNHYKRIRYEKTRTADSVEIDKSNVILVGPTGTGKTLLARTIARMLNVPFCIVDATVLTEAGYVGEDVENILVRLLQAADYDVPAAEKGIVFIDEIDKIARKQDNPSITRDVSGEGVQQAMLKLLEGAVVNVPPQGGRKHPEQKMIEINTKDILFISGGAFDGIDKIIASRLKTNVLGFGASKKNQVIDVDNIYQYVSSVDIRKYGLIPELVGRFPVVTYLEVLDKESLIKILVEPENAIIKQFIKLFELDNVKLEFTDEAIEHIVDKAIEFKIGARGLRAIIEMLLAKDMFELPSNSKVKKLTVDKKYVAKRFAEINIEQLAISNVK